In Andreesenia angusta, the following are encoded in one genomic region:
- a CDS encoding radical SAM protein, giving the protein MNISSLLKLSYAGLDALLVHRKRPIIGSIIVTDRCNLSCKHCAVKNISKIDYTYAQIKSDMETLYSEGVRILLFYGGEPFLWRDGEMTLRDLVAEARAIGFAIVNVVTNGTLGLDIPEADTIMVSLDGCKSTHDFIRGETYDTIMKNISGAPARNICLYMAVNQLNKGEIREVCKVSEKMRNVKAISFNFHTPYPGTESLSLSREDKAICAKEIMALIEEGYPILNLRSALPYIAENSFRTPCHQCVIVENGEQWTCGRCIEVEGLCENCGFFFAAEISLAFGGNILVLLDLLRTYLKYI; this is encoded by the coding sequence ATGAATATATCTTCACTTTTAAAGCTGTCATATGCCGGGCTGGATGCGCTTCTAGTCCATAGAAAGAGGCCTATCATCGGATCTATAATAGTCACAGATAGGTGCAACCTTTCCTGCAAGCACTGTGCCGTAAAAAACATAAGCAAGATAGACTATACATATGCTCAGATAAAGTCGGACATGGAAACACTCTATTCAGAGGGGGTCAGGATACTGCTGTTCTATGGCGGAGAGCCGTTTCTCTGGAGAGACGGAGAAATGACACTGAGAGACCTGGTGGCAGAAGCCAGAGCTATTGGTTTTGCTATAGTCAATGTGGTCACAAACGGCACTCTTGGACTGGATATTCCTGAGGCGGACACCATAATGGTCAGTTTAGACGGCTGCAAGAGCACTCACGACTTTATAAGGGGAGAGACATACGACACCATCATGAAAAATATCTCGGGTGCGCCGGCTAGAAATATATGCCTCTACATGGCTGTAAATCAGCTAAATAAAGGCGAAATAAGAGAAGTGTGCAAAGTATCCGAGAAGATGCGGAATGTAAAGGCCATATCCTTTAACTTCCATACCCCGTACCCCGGGACGGAGAGTCTCAGTCTTAGTCGGGAAGACAAGGCCATATGCGCTAAAGAGATAATGGCTCTTATAGAGGAAGGATATCCTATTTTAAATCTCAGAAGTGCGCTTCCCTATATAGCGGAGAACAGCTTCAGGACCCCATGCCATCAATGCGTTATAGTGGAAAACGGGGAGCAGTGGACATGTGGTCGCTGCATAGAGGTGGAAGGGCTGTGCGAAAACTGCGGGTTCTTCTTTGCGGCCGAGATTTCACTTGCATTTGGTGGGAATATCTTGGTTTTGCTGGACCTGCTTAGGACGTACTTAAAATATATATAA
- a CDS encoding coproporphyrinogen-III oxidase family protein — translation MLTTIMRLILTRSLKPFEFKSEYSESLDFKDLKNMGLYVHIPFCRSICRFCPYCKEIYSRERAESYREALLKEIELVCSRMDRKKEVTSLYFGGGTPALMIDDLGEIVGKLKEHFEINGGIGLELHPSDISKENILKLKAAGFTMVSVGLQSFDENCLQKLGRSGGDFADKLKLLKGEFEAVDVDLIFAIPGQTEDTLLSDVDKAFEYGATQVSTYPFIDFTFANNEYKPMDEGVKKKMLSSLVYHSEASGFERTSVWTFSKKGTEKYSSVTRDSFLGFGVSATTLLKQSFKVNTFSIDGYIERVGKSSLPTALTIDFTERQRAAYHLFWSAYAMKLDAKSFEDAVGRKLEYMYGIELKLAEKLGYIKKAGENYELTEKSTYLYHKAEQIYTNAYIDKMWSLLRVEPFPKRMTLE, via the coding sequence ATGCTTACTACAATAATGAGACTTATACTGACTAGATCGCTAAAGCCTTTTGAATTCAAGAGCGAATACAGCGAAAGTCTGGATTTCAAGGACTTGAAGAACATGGGGCTTTATGTGCATATACCTTTTTGCAGATCCATATGCAGATTCTGCCCTTACTGCAAGGAGATATACAGCAGAGAGCGAGCTGAGAGCTACAGAGAAGCGCTTCTGAAAGAGATAGAGCTTGTATGTAGCCGTATGGACCGAAAAAAAGAGGTGACAAGCCTCTACTTCGGGGGCGGAACACCTGCGCTTATGATAGACGACTTAGGGGAGATAGTCGGAAAGCTGAAAGAGCATTTTGAAATAAACGGAGGGATAGGATTAGAACTTCATCCAAGTGATATAAGCAAAGAGAATATACTTAAACTTAAAGCAGCGGGCTTCACTATGGTCAGCGTAGGACTACAGTCGTTTGACGAAAATTGCTTGCAAAAGCTTGGAAGAAGCGGCGGGGACTTTGCAGACAAGCTGAAGCTTTTAAAAGGTGAGTTTGAGGCTGTAGACGTAGATCTCATATTTGCAATTCCAGGACAGACTGAAGATACGCTTTTAAGCGATGTAGACAAGGCTTTTGAATACGGGGCCACTCAGGTTTCTACTTACCCTTTTATAGATTTCACCTTCGCAAACAACGAGTACAAGCCCATGGACGAAGGTGTGAAAAAGAAGATGCTGTCGTCGCTTGTTTACCACAGCGAAGCGTCAGGCTTCGAGAGGACTTCTGTCTGGACTTTCTCCAAAAAGGGGACGGAGAAATACTCGTCGGTGACAAGGGATTCTTTTCTGGGATTTGGAGTATCCGCAACTACTCTTTTAAAACAGAGCTTCAAGGTAAATACATTCTCCATAGACGGATATATAGAGAGGGTGGGGAAGAGTTCGCTTCCAACAGCGCTCACTATAGATTTTACAGAGAGACAGCGAGCGGCCTACCATCTTTTCTGGAGTGCCTACGCCATGAAGCTGGACGCCAAGAGTTTTGAGGATGCAGTTGGGCGTAAGCTTGAGTATATGTACGGAATAGAGCTCAAACTGGCGGAGAAGCTTGGGTATATAAAGAAAGCCGGGGAAAACTACGAACTTACAGAAAAATCTACTTACCTTTATCATAAGGCAGAGCAGATATATACAAACGCATATATAGATAAGATGTGGAGTTTGCTCAGGGTAGAACCATTCCCAAAGAGGATGACTCTTGAATAG
- a CDS encoding pyruvate, water dikinase regulatory protein: MEKESKNSAVVYVLSDSIGETGQQVAKAAISQFDAGKYETRRYPYITEKEQIRDILEEAREENVVIAYTIVIDELKDFLEERASEYNMKTVDLMTPLIDAIGEVVGRKPRKEAGLIRKLDEKYFKKVEAVEFAVKYDDGKDTRGIKRADIVLVGVSRTSKTPLSMYLAHKNLKVANVPLVPEVPPPDELFEVEPKKIIGLTTNPIKLNEVRQERLKALGLGDSANYASMDRILKEIEYAENLMKRLECPIIDVSNKAVEETAGIILEILQYKNEEF; this comes from the coding sequence ATGGAAAAAGAATCTAAAAACAGTGCAGTTGTTTACGTCCTGTCTGACTCTATAGGAGAGACGGGCCAGCAGGTGGCCAAAGCTGCTATAAGCCAGTTTGACGCCGGCAAGTATGAGACCAGAAGGTATCCCTATATAACAGAGAAAGAGCAGATAAGAGACATACTAGAAGAGGCTAGAGAAGAGAATGTAGTGATAGCCTACACAATAGTCATAGATGAGCTAAAGGACTTCTTAGAGGAGAGGGCTTCTGAGTACAATATGAAAACTGTAGATCTGATGACTCCCCTTATAGATGCTATAGGAGAAGTCGTGGGAAGAAAGCCTAGAAAAGAAGCAGGGCTTATAAGAAAGCTGGATGAAAAATATTTCAAGAAGGTAGAGGCAGTGGAGTTTGCCGTGAAGTACGACGACGGAAAAGACACAAGAGGGATAAAGAGGGCGGATATAGTCCTGGTCGGAGTTTCCAGAACATCTAAGACGCCTCTTAGTATGTACCTTGCCCATAAAAATCTGAAAGTGGCAAACGTGCCACTAGTTCCGGAGGTACCACCGCCAGACGAGCTCTTTGAAGTCGAGCCGAAGAAGATAATAGGGCTTACTACAAACCCTATAAAGCTAAACGAGGTCAGACAAGAGAGGCTTAAGGCACTTGGACTAGGGGACAGCGCAAACTACGCGAGCATGGACAGGATACTGAAAGAGATAGAGTATGCAGAGAATCTGATGAAAAGGCTGGAATGTCCTATAATAGATGTTTCAAACAAAGCTGTAGAGGAAACTGCAGGAATTATACTAGAGATACTCCAGTACAAGAACGAGGAGTTCTAG
- a CDS encoding helix-turn-helix transcriptional regulator produces MSFIKLTDRQEKIIDIVKEGQPITGEDIAGKLDLTRATLRPDLSILTMIGVLEARPKVGYFYSGKQMEDDFSEKIKELKISEIKSVPVVVSEETTVYDAIVNMFLENVGSIYVVSEGGILVGVVSRKDFLKNTIGGLDINKIPVGMIMTRMPNIVTVFPEENLLDAAVKIIDHEIDSVPVVEEVQQEEIKQYRVIGKISKTTIARAFVELFKNI; encoded by the coding sequence GTGAGTTTTATAAAACTTACGGATAGGCAGGAAAAGATAATAGATATAGTCAAAGAAGGCCAGCCCATTACGGGGGAAGACATAGCCGGAAAATTGGACCTGACGAGAGCCACTTTAAGACCTGATCTATCTATACTCACTATGATAGGAGTACTAGAGGCCAGGCCTAAAGTGGGATACTTCTACAGTGGCAAGCAGATGGAAGACGATTTTTCCGAAAAGATAAAAGAACTCAAGATATCTGAGATAAAGTCGGTCCCAGTAGTGGTGAGCGAAGAGACCACAGTGTACGACGCTATAGTCAACATGTTTCTAGAAAATGTGGGCTCCATCTACGTGGTGTCAGAGGGAGGCATACTGGTCGGGGTAGTCTCGAGAAAGGACTTTTTAAAGAACACCATTGGCGGGCTGGATATAAACAAAATACCTGTAGGCATGATTATGACCAGAATGCCCAATATAGTGACGGTATTCCCGGAAGAGAACCTTCTAGATGCAGCTGTCAAGATAATAGACCATGAGATAGACAGCGTTCCTGTTGTGGAGGAGGTTCAGCAAGAGGAGATCAAGCAGTACAGGGTAATAGGAAAGATATCCAAAACGACTATAGCTAGAGCTTTTGTAGAGCTGTTTAAAAACATATAG
- the dnaG gene encoding DNA primase, giving the protein MPYSYDEDTIREVRERNDIVDIISQYVELKRAGSNYKGLCPFHNEKTPSMVVSPDKQMFHCFGCGEGGDVISFLSKYKSMDFQDVIVELAERANVELKQKTDEDIEREKKLKLLYDINREAAIYFYKVLRSSPEAENYFLERGINSDTIKRFGLGYSRGSWSLLLQYLKQKGYSELDIEEAGLAIRHREKQSYYDRFRSRVMFPIWDISSRVIGFGGRLIEPAENQPKYLNSPDTPVFLKGRNLYGLNIIKESIRGGRILLVEGYMDVISLYQSGIKNATASLGTALTRDQIRLIKRYTGDIAIAYDSDEAGIKATKKAIEIIRSEKLTPRVVEMDEGLDPDDYVKKYGSEKFRLKMENAIHYIDFIINLNKKKYDLSLIEDKLKFIADIAYWLKMIESPVELELYLVKVASEVGVPVDTVRGELRLKKGAFERSRLEINPVKAGSTKRDGSIDSSVQTEMELLSLVLNSKTDLGKLNLNISAEDFKDNLNRAIAIELLRLEPEAQLDNGFKREDIEARTVEIKSLELFLEDNQREKALNDYARKLKIQSLKRKKRHIMDKIKEIESGSSDKSISKEDFNSLCRELTEIDRDIKLL; this is encoded by the coding sequence ATGCCTTATTCTTATGACGAAGATACGATAAGAGAGGTACGAGAAAGAAACGACATAGTTGACATAATATCTCAGTATGTCGAGCTAAAAAGAGCAGGCTCTAACTACAAGGGACTTTGCCCTTTTCACAATGAAAAAACGCCTTCTATGGTGGTGTCTCCAGACAAGCAGATGTTTCACTGCTTTGGGTGCGGAGAAGGTGGAGATGTAATATCGTTTTTAAGCAAGTACAAGAGTATGGACTTTCAGGATGTAATAGTGGAGCTGGCGGAAAGAGCGAATGTAGAGCTAAAGCAGAAAACAGATGAGGATATAGAGCGAGAGAAAAAGCTCAAGCTGCTATACGACATAAACAGAGAGGCTGCTATATATTTCTACAAGGTGCTTAGATCTAGTCCAGAGGCCGAAAATTATTTTCTTGAGAGAGGTATAAATAGTGATACGATAAAGCGATTTGGACTTGGCTATTCAAGAGGGAGCTGGAGCTTGTTGCTGCAATACCTAAAGCAGAAAGGCTACAGTGAGCTTGATATCGAAGAAGCAGGGCTTGCCATAAGGCACAGAGAGAAGCAGAGCTACTACGACAGGTTCAGAAGCAGAGTCATGTTTCCCATATGGGATATAAGCTCAAGGGTCATAGGTTTTGGGGGTAGGCTTATAGAGCCCGCTGAAAATCAGCCCAAATACTTGAACTCTCCAGATACTCCAGTCTTTTTAAAAGGAAGAAATCTCTACGGGCTTAATATTATAAAAGAGAGTATAAGAGGTGGAAGGATTCTTCTAGTTGAAGGATATATGGATGTAATATCTCTCTATCAAAGTGGGATTAAAAATGCCACTGCATCGCTGGGCACGGCGTTGACTAGAGATCAGATAAGGCTTATAAAGAGGTATACAGGAGATATCGCAATAGCCTACGACTCGGACGAAGCAGGAATAAAGGCCACCAAGAAAGCCATAGAGATAATAAGGTCAGAGAAACTGACGCCTAGAGTGGTGGAGATGGACGAGGGGCTTGATCCCGACGACTATGTTAAGAAATATGGAAGCGAAAAGTTCAGGCTTAAGATGGAAAATGCCATACACTATATAGACTTTATAATAAACTTGAATAAAAAGAAATATGATCTAAGCTTGATAGAAGACAAGCTTAAATTTATAGCCGATATAGCATACTGGCTCAAGATGATAGAAAGCCCTGTAGAGCTGGAACTTTACTTGGTTAAAGTGGCAAGTGAAGTTGGAGTGCCAGTGGATACGGTTAGAGGGGAGCTTAGGCTAAAAAAAGGAGCATTTGAAAGGAGCAGGCTTGAGATAAATCCTGTAAAGGCAGGAAGCACAAAGCGAGATGGATCGATCGACTCCTCAGTGCAAACTGAAATGGAATTACTAAGCCTTGTTTTAAACAGCAAGACTGATTTAGGTAAGTTGAACCTGAACATATCGGCTGAAGACTTTAAAGACAATCTCAACAGAGCTATAGCAATAGAACTGTTGAGATTGGAGCCGGAAGCTCAACTTGACAACGGCTTTAAAAGAGAAGATATAGAGGCCCGGACAGTGGAAATAAAATCGCTGGAATTGTTTTTAGAAGATAATCAGAGAGAAAAAGCGCTTAATGACTACGCCAGAAAGCTTAAGATTCAAAGCTTGAAGCGAAAAAAGCGTCATATAATGGACAAGATAAAGGAAATAGAGAGCGGAAGTTCGGATAAAAGTATTTCTAAAGAGGACTTCAACTCATTGTGTAGAGAGCTGACAGAGATAGATAGAGATATAAAGCTGCTTTAG
- a CDS encoding tRNA (adenine(22)-N(1))-methyltransferase codes for MKLSPRMETIAGFVKEGAVIADIGTDHGYIPVELVNRGVVQKAIASDINEGPLQNAREYVEKNKLEDKIDTRLGGGLATVSPGEVEQAIVAGMGGALIAEILEESKEVAKSIKSFVLQPMVGMVELRKYLYENGYRVVSERLAREGEKFYQILLVEHGEEDEIESDIYFEISAKLLESKDPILAEFLEYKIEKLEKIIDGMPENSTGKTAEKRAEIESKLAAYKEVYEVVVK; via the coding sequence ATGAAGCTGTCACCTAGGATGGAGACAATAGCAGGATTTGTAAAAGAAGGAGCTGTAATTGCAGATATAGGTACAGACCACGGCTATATACCAGTGGAGCTTGTGAACCGAGGGGTTGTTCAAAAGGCCATAGCAAGCGATATAAACGAGGGGCCACTGCAGAACGCCCGAGAGTATGTGGAGAAGAACAAGTTAGAGGACAAGATAGATACAAGGCTCGGAGGAGGGCTCGCAACTGTTTCGCCTGGCGAGGTGGAGCAGGCCATAGTGGCAGGAATGGGTGGCGCCCTTATAGCCGAGATACTGGAGGAGTCGAAAGAGGTAGCCAAAAGCATAAAAAGCTTTGTGCTTCAGCCTATGGTTGGAATGGTGGAGCTGAGAAAGTATCTCTATGAAAATGGCTACAGAGTCGTCTCTGAAAGGCTGGCAAGGGAAGGCGAGAAATTCTACCAGATACTGCTTGTAGAGCATGGAGAAGAGGACGAAATAGAGAGTGATATCTACTTCGAGATAAGCGCAAAGCTTTTAGAAAGCAAGGACCCAATTCTCGCTGAATTTCTGGAATACAAGATAGAAAAGCTTGAAAAGATAATTGATGGAATGCCTGAAAATTCGACCGGAAAGACTGCTGAGAAGAGAGCGGAGATAGAGAGCAAGCTAGCGGCTTACAAGGAGGTGTACGAAGTTGTTGTCAAATGA
- a CDS encoding glycine--tRNA ligase, with protein MENYKTMDKIVSVCKDRGFVFPGSEIYGGLANTWDYGPLGVEVKNNIKKAWWKKFIQEPRYNVGLDSAILMNPRVWEASGHIGGFSDPLMDCKKCKARFRADHLIEDYMSKNGIEPEAVDSWTNEEMESYIGEKNIVCPECGEFEYTNIRQFNLMFKTFQGVTEDSKAEIYLRPETAQGIFTNFKHIARTSRKKMPFGIGQIGKSFRNEITPGNFIFRTREFEQMELEFFCKPGEDMEWFGYWREYCKNWLLNLGIAEESIRLRDHDEEELSHYSNATTDIEYRFPFGWGELWGIADRTDYDLKQHQEVSGENLLYTDPLTNEKYLPYCIEPSVGVDRVMLAFLTEAYTEEVLEDGSERALMKFHPALAPFKAAVFPLVKKLGDDAMKVYESLTEKFMVDYDEAGTIGKRYRRHDEIGTPLCITFDYDSLEDGCVTVRDRDTMEQTRVKIEDLEKLIEEKLKF; from the coding sequence TTGGAAAATTACAAGACAATGGACAAAATCGTTTCAGTCTGCAAAGATAGAGGATTCGTGTTTCCAGGCTCAGAGATATACGGAGGGCTTGCAAACACTTGGGACTACGGTCCGCTAGGAGTTGAAGTAAAGAACAATATAAAAAAAGCTTGGTGGAAGAAGTTTATACAGGAGCCTAGATACAACGTAGGGCTGGACTCAGCCATACTTATGAACCCTAGGGTTTGGGAAGCTTCGGGCCATATAGGCGGATTCAGCGACCCTCTTATGGACTGCAAGAAGTGCAAGGCCAGATTCAGAGCCGACCACCTTATAGAGGACTATATGTCTAAAAATGGTATAGAGCCGGAGGCTGTAGACAGCTGGACAAACGAGGAGATGGAGTCCTACATCGGGGAGAAGAACATAGTCTGCCCAGAGTGTGGCGAGTTTGAATACACAAATATAAGACAGTTCAACCTTATGTTCAAGACGTTCCAAGGTGTTACAGAGGACTCTAAGGCTGAGATATACCTAAGACCAGAGACGGCACAGGGTATATTTACTAACTTCAAGCATATAGCCAGGACTTCTAGAAAGAAAATGCCTTTCGGAATAGGGCAGATAGGAAAGTCTTTCAGAAATGAGATAACTCCTGGAAACTTCATATTCAGAACTAGAGAGTTCGAGCAGATGGAGCTGGAGTTCTTCTGCAAGCCTGGAGAGGACATGGAGTGGTTTGGCTACTGGAGAGAATACTGCAAAAACTGGCTGCTGAACCTAGGGATAGCTGAAGAGAGCATAAGACTTAGAGATCACGACGAAGAAGAGCTTTCGCACTACAGCAACGCCACTACAGACATAGAGTACAGATTCCCGTTCGGATGGGGAGAGCTTTGGGGAATAGCAGACAGAACAGACTACGACTTAAAGCAGCACCAAGAGGTGTCTGGCGAGAACCTTCTCTACACAGACCCTTTAACTAACGAGAAATATCTTCCTTACTGCATAGAGCCTTCGGTAGGAGTGGACAGGGTTATGCTTGCATTCCTCACAGAGGCTTATACAGAGGAAGTGCTAGAGGACGGCTCAGAGAGAGCTCTTATGAAGTTCCATCCAGCACTTGCACCGTTTAAGGCCGCTGTCTTCCCGCTTGTGAAAAAGCTAGGAGACGACGCCATGAAGGTATACGAGAGTCTTACAGAGAAGTTTATGGTCGACTACGACGAGGCCGGAACTATAGGCAAGAGGTATAGAAGGCATGACGAAATAGGCACGCCGCTGTGCATAACTTTTGACTACGACTCGCTAGAGGACGGTTGCGTAACTGTCAGAGACAGAGACACTATGGAGCAGACGAGAGTTAAGATAGAGGATTTAGAGAAGCTTATAGAGGAAAAGCTGAAGTTCTAG
- a CDS encoding SHOCT domain-containing protein, translating to MHPFYSYSEKFLGSTGSEWIGLLSMSMYLVFWGVVIVFAYRFAKKYIVTSGGFKKHDSAMMILRERYARGEIDSGEYHRIKDDLNAGEKEK from the coding sequence ATGCATCCTTTTTACAGCTACAGCGAAAAGTTTCTAGGAAGCACAGGTTCAGAGTGGATAGGGCTGCTGTCCATGTCGATGTACTTGGTGTTCTGGGGAGTTGTGATCGTATTTGCCTATAGATTTGCCAAGAAATACATAGTGACCTCTGGGGGATTTAAGAAACACGACAGCGCCATGATGATACTGAGGGAGCGCTATGCCAGAGGTGAGATAGACTCCGGGGAGTACCACCGCATAAAAGACGATTTAAACGCAGGAGAGAAGGAGAAGTGA
- the rpoD gene encoding RNA polymerase sigma factor RpoD translates to MNSLANVKAESQNLVKDLIAKGKKQGMLSYKEIMDTLEEIELETDQIDEVYQSLEEMGIEVVGDKESQDSNSPKDDEEIDIEKEDLSVPKGISVDDPVRMYLKEIGKVPLLTAEEETKLAKRIEAGDDTAKTMLAEANLRLVVSIAKRYVGRGMLFLDLIQEGNLGLIKAVEKFDYTKGYKFSTYATWWIRQAITRAIADQARTIRIPVHMVETINKLIRVSRQLLQDLGRDPLPEEIAKEMNLEVEKVREIQKIAQEPVSLETPIGEEEDSHLGDFIPDDDAQAPAEAATFTMLKEQLVEVLDTLTEREQKVLRLRFGLDDGRARTLEEVGKEFDVTRERIRQIEAKALRKLRHPSRSKKLKDFLE, encoded by the coding sequence ATGAACAGTTTGGCTAATGTAAAAGCGGAGAGTCAGAACTTGGTTAAAGATCTGATTGCTAAAGGTAAAAAACAGGGTATGCTGTCTTATAAAGAGATAATGGATACGCTAGAGGAAATAGAGCTAGAGACTGATCAGATAGATGAAGTTTACCAGAGTCTAGAGGAGATGGGGATAGAAGTAGTAGGAGACAAAGAATCCCAAGATTCGAACTCGCCGAAAGACGATGAAGAAATAGATATAGAGAAGGAAGATCTCTCTGTTCCAAAGGGGATAAGCGTAGACGACCCCGTGAGGATGTATCTAAAGGAAATAGGAAAAGTTCCGCTACTGACTGCGGAAGAGGAGACGAAGCTCGCCAAGAGGATAGAGGCTGGAGATGACACAGCCAAGACTATGCTTGCAGAGGCGAATCTCAGGCTGGTAGTCAGTATAGCCAAGAGGTATGTGGGAAGAGGAATGCTGTTCCTAGACCTTATACAGGAAGGGAACTTGGGACTTATAAAGGCCGTTGAAAAGTTTGACTACACCAAGGGGTACAAATTCAGTACCTATGCAACATGGTGGATACGTCAAGCTATAACTAGAGCCATAGCTGACCAGGCTAGGACTATAAGAATACCTGTCCATATGGTGGAGACTATAAACAAGCTTATAAGAGTTTCAAGACAGCTGCTCCAAGACCTTGGAAGAGACCCGCTGCCTGAAGAGATAGCCAAAGAGATGAACCTGGAAGTGGAAAAAGTCAGAGAGATACAGAAGATAGCGCAGGAGCCTGTCTCTCTAGAGACGCCTATAGGTGAAGAGGAAGACAGCCATCTAGGTGACTTTATACCTGACGACGACGCTCAGGCGCCAGCCGAGGCCGCTACTTTCACTATGCTGAAGGAACAGCTCGTAGAGGTGCTAGACACACTTACTGAGAGAGAGCAGAAAGTGCTCAGGCTGAGATTCGGACTAGATGATGGAAGGGCCAGAACTCTAGAAGAGGTTGGAAAGGAATTCGACGTGACTAGAGAGAGGATAAGGCAGATAGAGGCGAAAGCCCTTAGAAAGCTGAGACATCCAAGCAGAAGCAAAAAACTCAAAGACTTTTTAGAATAA
- a CDS encoding Nif3-like dinuclear metal center hexameric protein produces MLSNDVIKILNSLAPEHLSDSWDNSGLQIGSRRKEVKKILVSLDFGREVLNKAIFEGFDMVVTHHPFFFGEIKNLSTDGVRGEMIRDAIKHDIVVYSAHTNIDVAKDGMNKLIAEKLGLGKTAPIAPTSTDSLYKLAVYVPKEDGEKLRKAAGDAGAGSLGNYDHCSFTLSGEGRFRPLEGSDPHIGSKDSLEVVEELKLEFVVEKSKLKYVLDAVLEAHPYEEVAYDIYRLENEGESMGYGGIGTIEREQSLIDFAKSAKENLQCSEIRVYGDLEQKIKRVAFCGGSGASFIGSVAGKADVYVTGDIKYHDAQKAKEEGLALIDAGHFGTEHLIVDYLADFLREKTGLKVGISKHDFSEHITL; encoded by the coding sequence TTGTTGTCAAATGATGTAATAAAGATACTGAATTCACTTGCACCCGAGCATTTGTCAGACTCTTGGGACAACTCCGGGCTTCAGATAGGGTCAAGGAGAAAAGAGGTCAAGAAGATACTGGTGTCGTTAGACTTTGGTAGGGAAGTTTTGAACAAGGCGATTTTTGAGGGGTTTGATATGGTGGTTACACACCACCCTTTCTTTTTCGGGGAGATAAAGAATCTGTCTACAGACGGAGTTCGTGGCGAGATGATAAGAGACGCCATAAAGCACGATATAGTGGTCTACAGCGCTCATACCAATATAGATGTAGCCAAAGACGGCATGAACAAGTTGATAGCTGAAAAGCTTGGGCTTGGGAAGACAGCTCCGATAGCACCTACATCGACAGATAGCCTTTACAAGCTGGCCGTGTACGTTCCAAAAGAGGACGGCGAGAAACTGAGAAAGGCGGCAGGAGATGCTGGGGCAGGAAGCCTTGGAAATTACGACCACTGCTCTTTCACTTTAAGCGGAGAGGGCAGGTTCAGACCATTAGAGGGGTCGGACCCCCATATAGGTTCCAAAGATAGTCTGGAAGTTGTAGAAGAGTTGAAGCTTGAATTTGTAGTCGAGAAGTCCAAGCTGAAATATGTGCTGGATGCTGTACTTGAAGCCCATCCGTACGAAGAAGTGGCATACGATATCTATAGGCTTGAGAACGAAGGGGAGTCGATGGGGTACGGAGGTATAGGCACTATAGAAAGAGAGCAGAGCTTGATAGACTTTGCCAAAAGTGCAAAGGAAAATCTTCAGTGCTCGGAGATAAGGGTATATGGAGATTTGGAGCAAAAAATCAAGAGAGTGGCTTTCTGTGGAGGAAGCGGAGCTTCATTTATAGGTAGTGTGGCCGGAAAGGCGGACGTATATGTGACTGGAGATATAAAGTACCACGACGCACAGAAGGCGAAAGAGGAAGGGCTGGCGCTTATAGACGCCGGACATTTCGGGACTGAGCATCTTATAGTGGACTATCTAGCCGATTTTCTGAGGGAAAAGACTGGACTTAAAGTGGGCATATCTAAGCATGATTTTTCGGAGCATATAACGCTCTAG